The following are encoded in a window of Dioscorea cayenensis subsp. rotundata cultivar TDr96_F1 chromosome 16, TDr96_F1_v2_PseudoChromosome.rev07_lg8_w22 25.fasta, whole genome shotgun sequence genomic DNA:
- the LOC120279189 gene encoding uncharacterized protein LOC120279189 yields the protein MGKEIARADIHGKEVTSYDLLFLLGFKPLLFVDGTHLLGKYDGILLSATAKDGNEGIFHVAFTVVDNETDDNWTWFLATLREALYGEDDYDKVNDSLGKSLKEQCWSVIMKIEYAYTSKEFDDVVVELVALSIDTHDWLLHKSDIDHWCNYLFKVVRWYKMYSNVAESFNAWIKEARHLPVTSMVDTIRRWDVHGLPCKHATVAIMQTDTNVYCYVDEYFTTESYRRAYVEPIYPIPDSDKPSDDARQLKMRPPIAKKRPDRPRRKLDRITSI from the exons ATGGGGAAGGAGATTGCACGGGCCGACATTCATGGTAAGGAGGTTACTAGTTACGATTTGCTTTTTCTG TTGGGATTCAAGCCACTACTTTTTGTGGACGGAACTCACTTGCTTGGTAAGTACGACGGGATTCTGTTAAGTGCTACTGCCAAAGATGGCAATGAGGGTATCTTCCATGTAGCATTTACAGTAGTAGATAACGAAACAGATGATAATTGGACTTGGTTTCTTGCTACCCTCAGGGAGGCATTGTACGGAGAAGATGATTACGACAAA GTGAACGACAGCCTTGGGAAATCATTGAAAGAACAATGTTGGTCAGTAATCATGAAAATTGAGTACGCGTACACGTCTAAAGAGTTTGATGATGTAGTTGTTGAACTTGTAGCGCTTTCGATCGATACACATGATTGGTTGTTACACAAGTCTGACATTGATCATTGGTGTAACTATTTGTTCAAGGTTGTGCGGTGGTACAAGATGTACTCTAATGTAGCGGAGTCTTTCAATGCCTGGATCAAAGAGGCAAGGCATCTACCGGTAACAAGCATGGTTGATACTATAAG GAGATGGGACGTACATGGATTGCCATGCAAACATGCAACTGTTGCGATTATGCAAACAGACACAAATGTGTACTGCTATGTCGACGAATATTTTACAACAGAATCGTATCGCCGTGCATATGTCGAACCAATATACCCGATCCCTGACAGTGACAAGCCATCGGATGACGCCCGTCAGCTGAAAATGCGGCCACCGATAGCAAAGAAACGACCCGACCGTCCACGAAGAAAACTGGATCGAATCACAAGCATTTGA
- the LOC120279191 gene encoding putative disease resistance protein RGA3 — translation MTIVVKYGDYRRLSVAEKPLGRLAVCSVIELTVIIKELCFGNKKKKKKIMAMIVDAFAGKLVERLANIIEEEAIMVLGVKDELQKLQRRMKMIACVLKDAEKKKIQYETVKLWVDELKDWMYDAKDIIDLCMIQGSGLLLQDDDHHSLAESSTTAFKRVHRSLSSFSSIVRSVPFRDDAYVMNEASYSQSSFLPEPDIVGWDIRDATKSLVDLLVSPNEQKCFLFSIVGMGGIGKTTLAQQIYNDSKINDHLVLHSWIWVSKSFRSEADLLKEIIRNVGGSYGESTTVAELQKILSNVLHLKSLFLVLDDVWNADVWIDLIKNPIQIATTKCRVLVTTRDRNITMRMGAIHSHNVNKLSLDFGWELFCKKVFTDNDVSDMQRMKDIGLQIVEKCDGLLVAIKVIAGVLITKDRNKGEWQNLLNSDAWTMTGLQEELRGALYFSYEALPPALKQCFLFWSLYLEMLSTSSFTFENVPT, via the exons ATGACAATTGTAGTGAAGTACGGCGATTATAGAAGGCTCAGTGTGGCGGAGAAGCCACTTGGTCGTCTCGCAGTCTGTTCGGTGATCGAGCTCACGG TGATCATCAAAGAGCTGTGTTTTggcaacaagaagaaaaagaagaagatcatgGCAATGATAGTGGATGCATTTGCAGGAAAGCTGGTGGAGAGACTGGCTAATATAATTGAAGAGGAGGCCATCATGGTGTTAGGTGTCAAGGATGAACTCCAAAAGCTTCAGCGAAGGATGAAGATGATCGCATGCGTGCTCAAGGAcgctgagaagaagaagatccaaTACGAGACTGTCAAATTATGGGTCGATGAGCTGAAAGATTGGATGTACGATGCCAAAGACATCATTGATCTTTGCATGATACAAGGCTCTGGACTACTCTTGCAAGATGATGATCATCATTCTCTGGCTGAGTCAAGCACTACTGCCTTCAAAAGGGTACACCGTAGTTTATCTTCGTTCTCTAGTATTGTGCGCAGTGTACCATTTCG TGATGATGCATATGTCATGAATGAAGCTTCTTATAGCCAAAGTTCCTTCTTACCTGAACCAGACATTGTGGGGTGGGATATTAGAGATGCAACTAAGAGTCTTGTTGACTTATTGGTCAGTCCTAATGAACAGAAATGTTTCCTTTTTTCCATTGTCGGTATGGGGGGTATAGGCAAAACCACACTCGCACAACAAATTTATAATGATTCAAAGATAAATGATCATTTGGTGTTACATTCGTGGATTTGGGTTTCAAAATCTTTCAGATCAGAGGCTGACTTGTTGAAAGAAATCATAAGAAATGTTGGGGGTAGCTATGGAGAGTCAACGACAGTGGCAGAGTTACAAAAAATTCTTTCTAATGTTCTGCATTTGAAGAGTTTGTTCTTGGTTTTGGATGATGTTTGGAATGCGGATGTATggattgatttaattaaaaatccgATACAAATAGCAACAACAAAATGTAGAGTCTTGGTTACCACAAGAGACAGAAATATTACTATGAGAATGGGGGCAATTCATAGTCACAATGTTAATAAATTGTCTTTGGATTTTGGTTGGGAATTATTTTGTAAGAAAGTTTTTACAGACAATGATGTGAGTGATATGCAAAGAATGAAGGATATTGGGTTGCAAATCGTTGAGAAATGCGATGGTCTTCTGGTCGCGATCAAAGTTATTGCCGGTGTTCTTATAACAAAAGACCGAAATAAGGGAGAATGGCAGAATCTTCTTAACAGCGATGCGTGGACTATGACTGGACTTCAAGAAGAGCTCCGGGGAGCATTATATTTTAGTTACGAAGCTTTGCCTCCTGCTCTTAAACAATGCTTccttttttggtccctctacttagaaATGCTCTCAActagttcttttacttttgaaaatgtgcccacttaa